The following coding sequences lie in one Streptococcus suis genomic window:
- a CDS encoding cytoplasmic protein: MEKHYKLQNGTELHIFTNDESSFMVTATLIIKNGKALLVGSGFKQSEGERIVRYLQDAQLTLEKIFIIQGDPDYYFALEPIKKSFPEVIVYATSYVIDHILKTVSKKLQVWGGSLGDQAPKNIILPALIQESTLEFEGDKWEFFGSEPSQINLWNAETKTIIGGINTFNQIHLFLADSQTTEQLKAWQDRLKDMKALDASLIIPGHADSESSFDSQALDFSIAYIEVAIKLKNEVKDSATFVAKMKEKFPNLRNEAVLELSAKVLTGEIPWG; the protein is encoded by the coding sequence ATGGAAAAACATTATAAGCTACAAAATGGAACAGAATTACACATCTTTACAAATGACGAATCAAGTTTTATGGTTACGGCGACCTTAATCATTAAAAATGGCAAGGCTCTCCTTGTAGGTTCAGGGTTTAAACAATCAGAAGGAGAGCGAATTGTTCGCTATCTACAAGACGCGCAACTGACATTAGAAAAAATCTTTATCATTCAAGGGGATCCAGACTATTATTTTGCTCTTGAGCCTATCAAAAAATCATTCCCAGAAGTCATTGTCTATGCAACGTCTTATGTTATCGACCATATTTTAAAAACTGTATCAAAAAAATTACAGGTATGGGGAGGCTCTTTAGGTGACCAAGCTCCTAAAAATATTATTTTACCAGCGCTCATTCAAGAATCTACATTAGAATTTGAAGGTGATAAATGGGAATTTTTTGGTAGTGAACCAAGTCAAATCAATCTTTGGAATGCAGAAACCAAAACCATTATTGGCGGTATCAATACATTTAATCAAATTCATCTCTTCTTAGCAGATTCACAAACTACCGAGCAATTGAAAGCCTGGCAAGATCGATTAAAAGATATGAAGGCACTGGATGCATCTCTCATTATTCCAGGTCATGCAGATAGTGAAAGTTCATTTGATTCTCAAGCACTTGATTTTTCAATTGCCTATATTGAAGTAGCAATCAAATTAAAAAATGAAGTCAAAGACTCAGCTACTTTTGTCGCTAAAATGAAAGAAAAATTCCCTAATCTTCGTAACGAGGCAGTCTTGGAATTGAGTGCTAAAGTCTTAACCGGTGAAATACCATGGGGGTAA
- a CDS encoding IS110 family transposase: MRAVFGIDVSKASSEVAILVNGEKVHGYTMSNDALGFARLLGDLRTVHKPEIIFEATGVYSRRLQTFLDEHGYAYTRLNPLEAKKQLDSLRVRKTDQIDAEKLAQSQFVLNRKTTYVQEEVYQELRDLSRFYQNLTEDIVRAKNRLHKVLQVTFPEIETVLSKPTGEQYWNLVTAFPCKDFVLELSKDELLESIRQSTSKRISDKRVAYLAEKLTALANQSYCAVKKTSPIMEEVRYYAKELLRLSEQRQTVLDQMVELAQPLPEYDILLSIPGIAETTATSIIGELGDIRRFQSTNQINAFIGIDLRHYESGNFLAKEHITKRGNPYARKILFKCIHNIASASHTNPCHIADFYEKRKRQSQTTSTKPHTIASIHRLIRTMYYLITHNKLYDYTSTQNR; the protein is encoded by the coding sequence ATGCGTGCAGTTTTTGGGATTGATGTGAGTAAGGCAAGTTCAGAAGTGGCCATTCTAGTCAATGGTGAGAAAGTTCATGGCTATACCATGTCCAATGACGCCTTAGGCTTTGCTCGGCTACTTGGCGATTTGAGAACCGTCCATAAACCAGAAATCATCTTTGAAGCAACAGGTGTCTATTCTCGCCGTCTCCAAACTTTTCTGGATGAACATGGCTACGCTTATACACGGCTTAATCCCTTAGAAGCTAAGAAGCAACTGGATAGCTTGCGTGTGCGGAAAACAGATCAAATTGACGCCGAAAAACTGGCTCAATCTCAATTTGTGCTGAATCGTAAAACCACTTATGTTCAAGAAGAAGTCTATCAAGAACTGCGAGATTTAAGTCGCTTCTATCAGAACTTAACTGAGGACATCGTTCGAGCTAAAAACCGTCTGCACAAGGTCTTGCAAGTCACGTTTCCAGAGATAGAGACTGTCTTATCAAAGCCAACTGGGGAACAATACTGGAACTTAGTTACTGCGTTTCCTTGTAAGGACTTCGTGCTTGAGTTAAGCAAGGATGAACTCTTAGAGAGCATTCGTCAATCCACTTCAAAACGGATTTCGGACAAGCGTGTGGCGTACTTAGCCGAAAAGCTTACAGCACTAGCTAATCAATCTTATTGTGCCGTTAAGAAAACCTCTCCGATCATGGAAGAGGTTCGTTACTATGCAAAAGAATTGCTTAGACTTTCTGAACAGAGACAAACTGTTCTAGACCAAATGGTGGAACTAGCTCAGCCATTACCTGAATATGACATTCTGCTCTCTATTCCTGGAATAGCTGAGACTACTGCAACAAGTATTATTGGTGAACTGGGAGATATTCGCCGTTTTCAGTCTACCAATCAAATCAATGCCTTTATCGGTATTGATCTGAGACACTATGAATCTGGCAACTTCCTCGCTAAGGAACACATTACCAAGCGTGGCAATCCCTACGCTAGAAAGATTCTGTTCAAATGTATTCACAATATCGCTTCAGCTAGTCACACCAATCCTTGCCATATAGCCGACTTTTATGAGAAACGAAAAAGACAATCGCAAACGACTTCTACGAAGCCACACACGATTGCCTCCATACATCGTCTCATTCGGACAATGTATTACCTCATTACGCATAATAAGCTTTACGATTATACTTCTACCCAAAATCGGTAA
- a CDS encoding HlyC/CorC family transporter, with protein sequence MEDPGSQTIYLQLLILFLLTLFNAFFSASEMALVSLNRSRVEQKAADGEKKYIRLLQVLENPNNFLSTIQVGITFISILSGASLANDLGAVFAKWMGNSTTAQTAGYWLALAMLTFVSIVLGELYPKRIAMNMKENLAVVTAPVIIFLGKIVSPFVWLLSAATNLISRITPMNFDDADEQMTRDEIEYILTKSEKTLDAEEIEMLQGVFSLDELMAREVMVPRTDAFMVDIEDDTATIMAAILKQNFSRIPVYDGDKDNIIGLIHTKKILSEAFSNGFDNLNIRRIMQEPLFVPETIFVDDLLTSLRNTQNQMAILLDEYGGVAGLVTLEDLLEEIVGEIDDETDKTEIFVREIADNTYIVQGNMTLNDFNEHFEMELESDNVDTIAGYYLTGVGTIPSQDEKVSFEVDSKDHHLVLINDKVKNGRVTKLKLLITPLEKEETDKD encoded by the coding sequence ATGGAAGACCCTGGTAGTCAGACCATCTATTTACAACTGTTAATTTTATTCTTATTGACCCTGTTCAATGCCTTCTTTTCAGCCTCTGAAATGGCGCTTGTTTCTCTAAATCGTTCAAGAGTAGAACAAAAGGCCGCAGACGGTGAGAAGAAATATATTCGCTTGCTTCAAGTTTTAGAAAATCCTAACAATTTTCTATCAACCATTCAGGTTGGAATTACCTTCATCTCTATCCTTTCAGGTGCCAGCTTGGCTAATGATTTGGGAGCTGTATTTGCCAAATGGATGGGGAATTCAACAACAGCGCAAACTGCAGGATACTGGCTTGCACTGGCTATGTTGACTTTCGTTTCAATCGTTCTTGGTGAATTGTACCCTAAGCGGATTGCCATGAATATGAAGGAAAATCTGGCAGTAGTCACTGCACCTGTGATTATTTTCCTTGGAAAAATTGTGAGTCCGTTCGTGTGGTTATTATCAGCTGCAACGAATCTTATCAGCCGTATTACTCCTATGAATTTTGATGATGCGGATGAGCAGATGACACGGGATGAAATTGAATATATTTTGACAAAGAGTGAGAAAACCTTAGATGCCGAAGAAATTGAAATGCTTCAAGGTGTGTTCTCTTTAGATGAGCTGATGGCACGTGAAGTAATGGTTCCCCGTACGGATGCTTTCATGGTGGATATTGAGGATGATACAGCAACCATCATGGCAGCCATCCTCAAGCAGAATTTTTCACGTATCCCTGTTTATGATGGCGATAAGGACAATATCATTGGTCTGATTCATACCAAGAAAATCTTGTCAGAAGCTTTCAGTAATGGCTTTGACAATCTTAACATCCGCCGCATTATGCAGGAGCCTCTCTTCGTTCCAGAAACGATTTTCGTGGATGATTTGTTGACATCATTGAGAAATACCCAAAATCAAATGGCCATCTTGTTAGATGAGTATGGTGGAGTTGCAGGTCTCGTTACCTTGGAAGATTTGCTGGAAGAAATTGTCGGGGAAATCGATGATGAGACCGATAAGACAGAAATTTTTGTTCGAGAAATTGCTGACAACACCTATATCGTCCAAGGGAATATGACCTTAAATGACTTCAATGAGCATTTTGAGATGGAGTTGGAAAGTGATAACGTTGATACGATTGCTGGTTATTATCTAACAGGAGTCGGTACCATTCCGAGCCAAGACGAGAAAGTTTCCTTTGAAGTGGATAGTAAAGATCACCACCTGGTTCTTATTAACGATAAGGTAAAAAATGGTCGCGTAACAAAATTAAAACTCTTGATTACACCACTGGAGAAAGAAGAAACCGATAAGGACTAG
- a CDS encoding glyoxalase gives MYNSKFELGHVALNVRNLELQSLFYQQVLGLQVLSQSPNHIDLGVGKNILIRLIQTEQKGEVSHSYGLYHLAIVLPSREDLGTIFRHFIDNKVPLQGASDHGYSEAIYLADTEGNGIEIYRDLPQDSWDVRSDGRIVGITEPMDAETIYALGKKADAAYQMPAGSRMGHVHLSVRESAASSRFYQEVLAVEDKFSVQSAAWLASGDYHHHLAVNEWGGKHLQTRTEGMPGLAYYTVIYSNQEAFEATLNRAIAANLNLQRLDNSVAFVDVDGIKTKLVLE, from the coding sequence ATGTACAATTCCAAATTTGAACTGGGCCACGTCGCCCTCAATGTCCGCAATCTGGAACTCCAAAGCCTATTTTACCAACAGGTCTTGGGCCTGCAAGTTCTCTCCCAAAGTCCTAACCATATTGACCTAGGCGTTGGAAAAAACATCCTTATTCGACTTATTCAAACAGAGCAGAAAGGTGAAGTTAGCCACAGCTACGGACTCTACCACTTGGCCATTGTCCTACCTAGCCGAGAGGACTTAGGTACCATTTTCCGCCACTTTATCGACAACAAAGTTCCCCTCCAAGGTGCCAGCGACCACGGTTACAGCGAAGCCATTTACCTAGCCGACACCGAAGGTAATGGCATCGAAATTTACCGCGACCTCCCGCAAGACTCTTGGGATGTCCGCTCGGACGGCCGTATCGTCGGCATTACTGAGCCTATGGATGCTGAGACGATCTATGCTTTAGGGAAAAAAGCTGACGCAGCCTATCAGATGCCAGCTGGCAGTCGCATGGGTCATGTCCATCTATCTGTCCGAGAAAGCGCTGCTTCTAGCCGATTTTACCAAGAAGTCCTAGCTGTCGAGGATAAATTCTCCGTCCAATCTGCAGCCTGGCTAGCTTCTGGCGACTACCATCACCACCTGGCTGTCAATGAATGGGGTGGCAAACATCTCCAAACACGGACAGAAGGGATGCCAGGCCTTGCCTACTATACGGTCATCTATTCCAATCAAGAAGCTTTTGAAGCAACCTTGAATCGTGCCATTGCTGCAAACCTAAACCTTCAAAGACTAGACAATAGCGTAGCCTTTGTCGATGTGGATGGTATAAAAACTAAGCTTGTTTTAGAATAA
- a CDS encoding transcriptional regulator, translating to MATFTQHTVPECPFVTTQSVLSGKWSILLLHHIEEGPIRFNEMHRRLTGISQATLTKQLRQLEEDGLIVRKVYAQVPPKVEYELSEIGQEFKLVLEQIEVFGDKYINFVKSKKSE from the coding sequence ATGGCAACTTTCACACAACATACGGTTCCGGAGTGTCCTTTTGTGACCACTCAGAGTGTATTATCTGGGAAATGGAGTATCTTATTACTACATCATATCGAAGAAGGTCCCATTCGGTTTAATGAAATGCACCGTCGATTGACCGGGATTTCCCAAGCAACCCTGACCAAGCAGCTGCGCCAGTTGGAAGAGGACGGCCTGATTGTCCGCAAGGTTTATGCACAGGTTCCGCCAAAAGTAGAATATGAACTGAGCGAGATTGGTCAGGAATTTAAGTTGGTTTTGGAGCAAATTGAAGTTTTTGGGGATAAGTACATCAACTTTGTTAAATCAAAAAAATCTGAATGA
- the pflA gene encoding pyruvate formate-lyase 1-activating enzyme — translation MMTEIDYRKVTGLVHSTESFGSVDGPGVRFVIFMQGCHMRCQYCHNPDTWDLVNPAATERTAEDVLNEALRFRMFWGKEGGITVSGGEATIQIDFLIALFTLAKEKGIHTTLDTCALTFRSTERYLEKYNRLMEVTDLVLLDIKEINSDQHRIVTGHSNKTILECARYLSNIGKPVWIRHVLVPGLTDRDEDLIELGKFVKTLTNVERFEVLPYHNLGEFKWRELGRPYPLEGTKPPTKARVENAKALMETESYQEYLNRIKG, via the coding sequence ATGATGACAGAAATTGATTATCGTAAGGTTACTGGATTGGTTCATTCAACAGAGAGTTTTGGTTCTGTTGATGGACCTGGTGTGCGTTTTGTGATTTTTATGCAAGGCTGCCACATGCGGTGTCAGTATTGCCATAACCCAGATACTTGGGATTTGGTCAATCCTGCTGCAACTGAGAGGACTGCAGAAGATGTGCTCAATGAAGCCCTGCGTTTTCGTATGTTTTGGGGAAAAGAAGGTGGTATTACTGTTTCTGGTGGCGAGGCGACCATTCAGATAGACTTTTTGATTGCTCTCTTTACCTTGGCCAAAGAAAAAGGTATCCATACCACTTTGGATACCTGTGCTTTAACTTTCCGTTCGACTGAGCGTTATTTGGAAAAATACAATCGCTTGATGGAAGTAACAGACTTGGTGCTTTTGGATATTAAAGAGATTAATTCTGATCAGCATCGAATTGTCACAGGTCACAGTAATAAAACGATTTTGGAATGTGCCCGTTACCTATCGAATATCGGTAAGCCAGTTTGGATTCGTCATGTCTTGGTGCCTGGCTTGACAGACCGAGATGAAGACTTGATTGAGCTGGGAAAATTTGTCAAAACCCTTACCAATGTAGAGCGGTTTGAAGTCTTGCCTTATCACAATCTTGGCGAATTTAAGTGGCGTGAATTAGGAAGACCTTACCCACTAGAGGGGACCAAGCCACCGACAAAAGCACGTGTAGAAAATGCAAAAGCATTAATGGAAACGGAGTCCTATCAGGAGTACTTGAATAGAATTAAGGGATAA
- a CDS encoding manganese-dependent inorganic pyrophosphatase: MSKFLVFGHQNPDTDAIASSYGWAHLEREVFGRDAEAVALGMPNEETAFALDYFGVTAPRVVESAKAEGVSQVILTDHNEFQQSIADIKDVEVAAVIDHHRVANFETANPLYMRLEPVGSASSIVYRAFKENGVTPPKEVAGLLLSGLISDTLLLKSPTTHATDPQVAAELAEIAGVNLEEYGLALLKAGTNLASKSAEELIDIDAKTFGLNGNDVRVAQVNTVDIAEVLERQAEIEAAMTAASVANGYSDFVLMITDIVNSNSEILALGSNMDKVEAAFNFKLENNHAFLAGAVSRKKQVVPQLTEAFNA, translated from the coding sequence ATGTCTAAATTTTTAGTTTTTGGTCACCAAAATCCTGATACAGATGCCATTGCATCATCGTACGGCTGGGCTCACTTGGAGCGTGAAGTGTTTGGTCGTGATGCGGAAGCAGTTGCACTCGGAATGCCAAATGAAGAAACAGCGTTTGCGCTTGACTATTTTGGTGTTACTGCACCGCGCGTGGTTGAGTCTGCTAAGGCAGAAGGCGTTAGCCAAGTTATCTTGACTGACCACAACGAATTCCAACAATCAATTGCAGACATCAAGGATGTGGAAGTGGCAGCTGTCATTGACCACCACCGTGTCGCAAACTTTGAAACGGCAAATCCATTGTACATGCGTTTGGAGCCAGTAGGTTCAGCATCATCAATCGTTTACCGTGCCTTTAAAGAAAACGGAGTAACACCTCCAAAAGAAGTAGCTGGACTTCTCCTATCAGGTTTGATTTCAGACACACTCTTGCTCAAATCACCAACCACTCACGCAACAGATCCACAGGTTGCGGCTGAATTGGCTGAAATTGCTGGTGTAAACTTGGAGGAATACGGCTTGGCACTCTTGAAAGCTGGTACCAACCTTGCCAGCAAGTCAGCAGAAGAATTGATTGACATCGATGCCAAAACATTTGGCTTGAATGGAAATGACGTGCGTGTAGCCCAAGTCAACACAGTGGACATTGCAGAAGTCTTGGAACGCCAAGCAGAAATCGAAGCAGCTATGACAGCAGCATCAGTAGCAAATGGCTACTCTGACTTTGTTTTGATGATTACAGACATCGTTAACTCAAACTCTGAAATCCTTGCGCTTGGTAGCAACATGGACAAGGTAGAAGCAGCCTTCAACTTCAAGTTGGAAAACAACCACGCCTTCCTTGCTGGTGCCGTTTCACGTAAGAAACAAGTGGTGCCACAGTTGACAGAAGCGTTTAATGCGTAA
- a CDS encoding ketosteroid isomerase, translated as MSKNQLYKNILEETYLATAQGRIEDFKSHLAADVSWTEAAGFPYAGTYIGPNAVIENVHARLGSEWTNYSATPVDYAFSGNRVMVYGYYKGTYNLTQKSFQADFVHIYDFDAENKITHFIQIVDSALVEKAMR; from the coding sequence ATGTCAAAAAATCAATTATATAAAAATATTTTAGAAGAAACTTATCTAGCTACTGCTCAAGGTCGAATAGAAGATTTCAAGAGCCATTTGGCTGCTGATGTCTCTTGGACAGAAGCTGCAGGCTTTCCTTATGCTGGTACCTATATCGGTCCAAATGCAGTGATCGAAAACGTCCATGCAAGACTAGGTTCTGAATGGACCAATTATAGTGCCACACCTGTTGATTACGCCTTTTCAGGAAACCGTGTCATGGTTTATGGCTACTACAAGGGGACCTACAACCTTACTCAGAAGTCCTTCCAAGCAGATTTTGTCCATATTTACGATTTTGATGCTGAAAATAAAATTACACACTTTATCCAAATCGTAGATAGCGCACTTGTTGAGAAAGCTATGAGATAA
- a CDS encoding NAD(P)H-dependent oxidoreductase: protein MKNILFIVGSLREGSFNHQMAKQAESILEGQATVSYLNYKEIPLMNQDFETPVLPAVQAARDAIMAADAIWIFSPVYNFAIPGTVKNLIDWLSRALDLSETRGPSALQDKIVTVSSVANAGHDQMFASYHALLPFVRMQVVGEFTGTTVNPEAWGTGQLVLSVEAIAGLQAQAQALLEA, encoded by the coding sequence ATGAAAAACATTCTATTTATCGTTGGTTCACTACGTGAAGGTTCATTCAACCACCAAATGGCTAAACAGGCTGAAAGCATCTTAGAAGGTCAAGCAACTGTATCTTATCTTAACTATAAAGAAATCCCGCTTATGAACCAAGATTTTGAAACACCAGTCTTGCCAGCTGTCCAAGCTGCACGCGATGCGATTATGGCTGCAGATGCTATCTGGATTTTCTCACCAGTTTACAACTTTGCAATCCCTGGGACTGTGAAGAACTTGATTGACTGGCTCAGCCGTGCCCTAGATTTGTCAGAAACACGTGGACCATCTGCCCTACAAGACAAAATTGTTACTGTATCATCTGTTGCCAATGCTGGACACGACCAAATGTTCGCTAGCTACCATGCACTCCTACCGTTTGTTCGTATGCAAGTCGTTGGTGAATTTACAGGTACAACTGTCAATCCAGAAGCATGGGGAACTGGACAGTTGGTATTGTCAGTAGAAGCCATCGCTGGTCTGCAAGCTCAAGCTCAAGCTTTGTTAGAAGCTTAG
- a CDS encoding thioredoxin, translated as MKLYYIIDAYCGWTYGFNHIFTKFMQDHPDIEIEVINGGLFVGDNKKKMADFQQAQTINKQIESYYQMSFGDNYNQLFKNKDFTMDSLGPARAYSVLKNYVEPHQLAQLTLDIQALFFEDGLDLNQADSYTSLIGTYQLPTKAMEELSSILNQPENLHPDFIKAYEMGVTSFPTLLLEKDGNFFNLINQVRTVDDLEKNFQAAITQ; from the coding sequence ATGAAACTATATTACATCATCGATGCTTATTGTGGTTGGACCTACGGCTTTAACCACATTTTCACAAAATTCATGCAAGACCATCCTGACATAGAAATAGAGGTCATTAACGGAGGCTTGTTTGTCGGCGATAACAAAAAGAAAATGGCTGATTTCCAGCAGGCACAGACCATCAACAAACAAATCGAAAGCTATTACCAAATGTCTTTTGGCGATAACTACAATCAATTGTTTAAGAATAAGGACTTTACCATGGACTCCCTTGGTCCTGCTAGAGCCTACTCAGTCTTGAAAAACTATGTTGAACCACACCAGCTTGCTCAGCTGACATTAGATATTCAAGCCTTATTTTTTGAAGATGGATTAGACCTCAATCAAGCAGACAGTTACACCAGCCTAATCGGTACCTATCAGTTACCTACAAAGGCTATGGAAGAACTATCAAGCATCTTGAATCAACCAGAAAATCTACACCCAGACTTTATCAAGGCTTATGAAATGGGGGTAACCTCTTTCCCAACCTTGTTACTTGAAAAAGACGGGAACTTCTTTAATCTTATTAACCAAGTTCGCACAGTAGACGATTTGGAAAAAAATTTCCAAGCAGCTATTACGCAATAG
- a CDS encoding M3 family oligoendopeptidase: MKFSDYTYVRPDYEAIKAQFTDLTDQLAQASDLETTRTLVAAVTKLLNLIDTQYNLWMIRHTIDMNDEFYNEETKFWNEYSPLFEELTTNYYRVIVQTPYKEELSDILPKTFFMQAENKLKTFSSDVIPLFQKENELTDEYSKLIAGAEIDFQGQTYNLAQMGPFGQSTDRDVRKAASAATTAFFESKEADFDRVYDELVKVRTEIAHKLGFKDYVEYGYLKMNRFDYNRDMVKVYREEILKHIVPIVQTLRQRQAKRLQVPSLKHYDLNLEFLDGNAVPQGDPDFIVSQAQDMYRELSAETGEFFDFMIEHELLDLVAKPGKNSGGYCTYIPDFKSPFIFSNFNGTSGDIDVLTHEAGHAFQVYRSRWIQSPEVVWPTYETCEIHSMSMEFMTWPWMDRFFKEQVDKYKFTHLASALLFLPYGVLVDHFQHEVYERPEMTPAERKATWKKLQDLYLPDRDYSESEALNRGIFWYRQGHIFASPFYYIDYTLAQVCALQFWKRTQVDHDENAWEDYIRICDLGGTKSFLQVVEAANLQSPFKEGALESTAKAAASWLDAVKDDEL; this comes from the coding sequence ATGAAATTTTCAGACTATACCTATGTCCGTCCCGATTATGAAGCCATTAAGGCTCAATTTACTGACCTGACCGACCAGTTGGCTCAAGCAAGTGACTTGGAAACAACTCGTACACTTGTGGCAGCCGTTACCAAATTACTCAACCTGATCGATACCCAGTACAACCTCTGGATGATCCGTCATACTATCGACATGAACGATGAGTTTTACAATGAAGAAACCAAGTTTTGGAATGAATATTCGCCACTTTTTGAAGAATTGACCACCAACTACTACCGTGTCATTGTTCAGACCCCTTACAAGGAAGAGTTATCAGACATCTTGCCTAAAACCTTCTTCATGCAGGCAGAAAACAAGCTCAAGACCTTCTCATCTGATGTGATTCCCTTATTCCAAAAGGAAAATGAATTGACCGATGAGTACAGCAAACTGATTGCTGGTGCAGAGATTGATTTCCAAGGACAGACTTACAACTTGGCACAAATGGGGCCATTCGGTCAATCAACCGACCGTGACGTCCGTAAGGCTGCTTCTGCTGCCACAACTGCCTTCTTTGAAAGCAAGGAAGCCGACTTTGACCGTGTTTACGATGAATTAGTAAAAGTCCGCACAGAAATCGCCCACAAACTTGGCTTCAAGGACTATGTGGAATACGGCTACCTCAAGATGAACCGTTTCGACTACAATCGTGACATGGTCAAGGTATACCGTGAAGAAATCCTCAAACATATCGTACCAATTGTACAAACTCTGCGTCAACGCCAAGCCAAACGCTTGCAGGTGCCAAGCCTCAAACACTACGACCTCAATCTTGAGTTTTTGGACGGAAACGCAGTCCCTCAAGGTGACCCTGACTTTATCGTCAGCCAGGCCCAAGACATGTACCGTGAATTGTCCGCAGAAACAGGCGAATTCTTCGATTTCATGATTGAGCATGAACTCTTGGACTTGGTTGCAAAACCAGGCAAAAACAGCGGTGGCTACTGCACCTATATCCCTGACTTCAAGAGCCCATTCATCTTCTCCAACTTCAACGGAACCAGCGGTGATATTGATGTCTTGACCCACGAAGCAGGTCACGCCTTCCAAGTCTATCGTTCGCGTTGGATTCAAAGTCCAGAAGTTGTTTGGCCAACCTACGAAACCTGTGAAATCCACTCCATGTCTATGGAATTTATGACCTGGCCATGGATGGACCGTTTCTTCAAGGAACAGGTGGATAAGTACAAGTTTACCCACTTGGCAAGTGCCCTTCTCTTCTTGCCTTACGGTGTCTTGGTGGATCACTTCCAGCACGAAGTCTATGAACGCCCAGAGATGACACCAGCAGAACGTAAGGCGACTTGGAAAAAACTCCAAGATCTCTACTTGCCAGACCGTGACTATTCCGAGTCAGAAGCCCTCAACCGCGGTATCTTCTGGTATCGTCAAGGTCATATCTTTGCTAGTCCATTCTACTACATTGACTATACCTTGGCCCAAGTTTGTGCCCTTCAATTCTGGAAACGCACGCAGGTAGATCACGATGAAAATGCTTGGGAAGACTACATCCGCATCTGTGATTTGGGCGGCACCAAGTCCTTCTTGCAAGTGGTTGAAGCCGCAAACCTCCAATCACCGTTCAAAGAAGGTGCCCTCGAAAGCACCGCCAAAGCTGCTGCTAGCTGGCTAGACGCTGTTAAGGATGACGAACTATAA
- a CDS encoding beta-hexosaminidase encodes MRKRFNVLGTSIACLLFIGLMLGLFFLGERTQKEQTKVATTSSSQEISARDKVIANYLNQMTLEEKVGQMIFARMPSTGQTEALETYHFGGYILFASDFEGKTLEQVEEEIASYQSLSKVPLLMASDEEGGTVTRISQLLETPFASPLELYQSGGIEAILSDAKQKTSLLKEEGIYAGFFPVADLSTDPSSFIYDRTIGQDAKTTADYIGQLVKLLKQEQFTSTLKHFPGYGDNADSHTDLVYDNRSLEELRANDFLPFKAGIEAGADSIMVSHNIVSAIDDVPSSISPEINKILRNELGFEGVIMTDDFDMQGLVQFVDQDTGALQTIQAGTDMILSSSYASQIPYIIEQVKAGTITEERIDQSVKRILGMKYDLGLIK; translated from the coding sequence ATGCGAAAAAGATTTAATGTGTTAGGGACAAGTATCGCCTGTCTCTTGTTTATTGGGCTTATGCTAGGCTTGTTCTTTTTGGGAGAGCGAACACAAAAGGAGCAAACCAAAGTTGCAACGACATCATCTAGCCAAGAAATATCTGCTAGGGACAAAGTGATTGCAAATTATCTAAATCAGATGACCTTAGAAGAAAAGGTCGGACAGATGATCTTTGCTCGAATGCCATCTACAGGACAAACTGAGGCATTGGAAACCTATCATTTTGGGGGCTATATCTTATTTGCAAGTGATTTTGAAGGTAAGACACTGGAGCAGGTTGAAGAAGAGATTGCTTCTTATCAATCACTTTCAAAAGTACCGCTATTAATGGCTTCAGATGAGGAAGGTGGAACGGTAACGAGGATTAGTCAACTTCTGGAAACACCTTTTGCATCACCTTTGGAATTGTACCAATCTGGCGGCATTGAGGCGATTTTGTCGGACGCCAAGCAGAAGACCAGTCTTTTAAAGGAAGAGGGAATCTATGCAGGCTTCTTCCCAGTTGCGGATTTATCCACCGATCCATCATCTTTTATCTACGATAGGACCATTGGACAGGATGCGAAAACCACCGCAGACTATATTGGTCAATTGGTCAAATTGTTAAAGCAAGAACAGTTTACTTCGACCTTGAAACATTTCCCAGGCTATGGGGACAATGCAGATTCGCATACGGATTTGGTCTATGACAATCGCAGTTTAGAAGAATTACGGGCTAATGATTTTCTTCCGTTTAAGGCTGGTATTGAAGCAGGAGCTGACTCCATTATGGTCAGTCACAATATCGTATCTGCCATTGATGATGTCCCATCATCCATTTCACCTGAAATCAATAAAATCCTTCGGAATGAGCTTGGTTTTGAGGGTGTCATAATGACGGATGATTTTGATATGCAGGGATTGGTCCAATTTGTAGATCAAGATACAGGTGCCTTGCAGACCATTCAAGCTGGGACAGATATGATTTTGTCTTCAAGCTATGCCAGTCAAATTCCTTATATTATCGAACAAGTAAAGGCTGGAACTATAACAGAGGAGCGGATTGACCAATCCGTCAAACGGATTTTGGGAATGAAATATGATCTTGGCTTAATCAAATAA